The Commensalibacter nepenthis genome has a window encoding:
- a CDS encoding CvpA family protein, translated as MNWIDLVCLGVIVLSALSGLTRGFTREFIGLFGWVVAASLANRWYPDLVPKITPYISNETLADIASFAIIFLLCCIVINTLANVIVGQNSTRFSILGRLDRILGAACGAVKGFATLAIIYILGGIIFPAAQWPDTLQESQMVPYVYQGAAYINELLPSSMQRDIVVPQVKTPRSSYPADTNTNTNVITDPNAPMPATGQQNTNQGISPDY; from the coding sequence ATGAACTGGATTGATCTGGTTTGCCTTGGGGTGATTGTCCTAAGTGCTTTATCGGGATTAACCAGGGGCTTTACCCGAGAATTCATTGGTTTATTTGGATGGGTTGTTGCTGCAAGCCTTGCTAATCGTTGGTACCCTGATCTTGTGCCAAAGATCACCCCTTATATTAGCAATGAAACCCTCGCAGACATTGCATCATTTGCTATTATTTTTCTATTATGTTGCATTGTCATCAACACCCTTGCGAATGTAATTGTCGGTCAGAATTCAACTCGTTTTTCTATATTAGGAAGGTTGGATCGAATTTTGGGGGCTGCCTGTGGCGCAGTAAAAGGTTTTGCCACGCTAGCGATTATTTATATTTTGGGTGGAATTATTTTCCCTGCTGCACAATGGCCTGATACGTTGCAAGAAAGCCAAATGGTTCCTTATGTTTATCAAGGAGCTGCCTATATCAATGAATTATTACCCAGCTCTATGCAAAGGGATATCGTTGTACCACAGGTAAAAACACCCAGAAGTTCTTATCCCGCAGATACAAACACGAACACCAATGTAATTACTGATCCAAATGCGCCTATGCCTGCCACTGGACAACAGAATACCAACCAAGGGATTTCCCCTGATTATTAA
- the purF gene encoding amidophosphoribosyltransferase — translation MTHSSLSSHELDFIDDDEFHEECGVVGVWTTQDAASLTALGLHALQHRGQEASGIVTYDGNQFHTHRGLGLVGEVFDDPRVIASLPGGMGIGHNRYATTGETQLRNVQPLYGDFEFGGFAVAHNGNLTNAQLLKQSLVRRGCLFQSSTDSEVFIHLIAISLYSNVIDRFIDAIKQVQGAYSLVALSKDMLIAARDPLGVRPLILGKLPYSQDKNSWVVASETCALSSMGADFLRDIEPGEVIIIDQDGVRSIHPFSDNTSSRFCIFEYVYFARPDSVIENKSVYIARKKIGAELAKESHVEADVVVPVPDSGVPAAIGYAEASNIPFELGIIRSHYIGRTFIEPTDQIRNLGVKLKHATNRAVINGKRVILIDDSIVRGTTSKKIVEMVRAAGATEVHLRIASPPTQHSCFYGIDTPAEEKLLAHTHSIDEMCKLIGADSLGFVSADGLYRALEEEKRNNPNPQYCDACFTGDYPIPLTDHDMQLVKSK, via the coding sequence ATGACACATTCCTCTCTTTCTTCTCATGAACTTGATTTTATCGACGATGACGAATTCCACGAAGAATGCGGTGTTGTCGGTGTATGGACCACTCAAGATGCCGCTTCTTTGACCGCATTGGGGTTACATGCCTTGCAACATCGTGGACAAGAAGCCAGTGGCATTGTGACCTATGACGGGAATCAATTTCACACACATCGTGGTCTAGGATTGGTTGGAGAAGTCTTTGATGACCCCAGAGTGATTGCCTCTTTGCCAGGAGGAATGGGAATTGGTCATAACAGATATGCCACCACGGGTGAAACACAATTACGTAATGTGCAACCTTTATATGGTGATTTTGAATTTGGCGGGTTTGCGGTTGCGCATAACGGCAATTTAACCAACGCACAATTATTAAAACAATCTTTGGTGCGCAGAGGATGCTTATTTCAATCCAGCACAGACAGCGAAGTCTTTATCCATCTCATCGCAATTTCTTTATATAGCAACGTGATTGATCGTTTTATTGATGCGATTAAACAAGTTCAAGGGGCATATTCTTTGGTTGCTTTATCCAAAGACATGTTGATTGCTGCCAGAGATCCTTTGGGGGTTCGTCCATTAATTCTTGGAAAACTACCATATAGTCAAGATAAAAATTCATGGGTTGTTGCTAGTGAAACTTGTGCTTTATCCAGTATGGGTGCGGATTTTCTTCGTGATATCGAACCTGGCGAAGTCATTATTATAGATCAAGACGGTGTCCGTTCCATCCATCCGTTCTCTGACAATACGTCAAGTCGTTTTTGTATCTTTGAGTATGTATATTTCGCCAGACCTGATTCAGTCATTGAAAATAAATCCGTATATATAGCACGTAAAAAAATTGGTGCTGAACTAGCAAAAGAATCCCATGTTGAAGCTGACGTTGTCGTTCCTGTTCCTGATTCTGGTGTTCCAGCAGCGATTGGTTACGCCGAGGCAAGCAATATTCCTTTTGAGCTAGGGATCATTCGTAGCCATTATATTGGACGAACCTTTATTGAACCAACCGATCAAATCCGTAATCTAGGTGTTAAGCTTAAACATGCAACCAATCGTGCCGTCATTAACGGTAAACGTGTGATCTTAATTGATGATTCGATTGTTCGTGGAACCACATCCAAGAAAATCGTTGAAATGGTTAGAGCAGCTGGCGCAACAGAAGTTCATTTACGCATTGCCTCCCCACCTACACAACATTCTTGTTTTTATGGAATTGACACCCCTGCCGAAGAAAAATTATTGGCACATACCCATTCAATCGACGAAATGTGTAAATTAATTGGCGCAGATTCGTTGGGATTTGTGTCTGCTGAT